A region of the Sphingomonas sp. S2-65 genome:
TAAATCGCGCTCGACATGCCCAGCATGTCGCCGGGGAACAGGAAGCGCAGGATCTGCCGGCTGCCGTCGTCCAGCAGGACATAGCTCATCATCAGCCCCTTGCGGAGGATGAACATCTCTCCGCACGGCTCGTTCTCGCGCTGAAGCACCGCCCCGCGGCGCACTTGCCGCTGGCGTGACTCCAGCTTCTCCAGCGTCGCGCGCTCGGCCGACGTCAGTTCCACAAGCTCGCTCAAGATTTCAGCGAAACAACTAATCGCCACGCTTCTCGCTTCCCCCACCGCCCAGTGCAAAGCAGTACCTTGGAATCAGTGCATTAAAGTCGATCAATCCCCGTCAACGGCCTGCCGCTTGCACCGCGCCCGGGAGCGAGTAGAAGCTCGGCCATGGATCGAATTCTCATTCGCGGCGGCAACCGCCTTTCCGGCAAGATCACCATCTCGGGCGCGAAGAATGCCGCCCTGACGTTGATGCCCTGTGCCTTGCTGACCGACGAACCGCTAACGCTGCGGAACCTGCCACGGCTTGCAGACGTCGACAGCTTCGGACATCTACTGAATGTCCTTGGCGCCTCGACGTCGATCGAAGGCACGCGGCCGAGCGAATTCGGGCGAGTCATGACCGCGCACGCGGGGAATCTCAGTTCGACGGTCGCCCCCTACGACATCGTGCGCAAGATGCGCGCGTCCATCCTGGTGCTCGGCCCGCTCGTCGGCCGCGCGGGTGAAGCGACGGTGTCGCTTCCGGGCGGCTGCGCGATCGGCAACCGTCCGATCGACCTGCACTTGAAGGCCTTGGAGGCGATCGGTGCCGAAATCGAACTGGCTGCAGGCTATGTGAAGGCGACCGCGCCGGGCGGGCGGCTGAAGGGCGGCGAATTCCGCTTCCCCGTCGTCTCGGTGGGCGCGACCGAAAACGTGCTGATGGCGGCAGTCACCGCCCGCGGCACCACCGTGCTCGACAACGCGGCGCGCGAGCCCGAGATCGTCGACCTCTGCAACCTGCTGGTGGCGATGGGCGCCTCGATTGACGGCATCGGCACCGACAGGCTGGTGATCGAAGGCCGCGAGCGGCTGCACGGCGCGACCTACAGCGTTATGCCCGACCGTATCGAAGCAGGCAGCTATGCCTGCGCCGCGGCGATCACCGGCGGCGACCTGGATCTGGTGGGCGCGTCGGCGGCGGACATGCGCGCGACGCTCGATGCGCTGACCGAAGCCGGCATCACCGTCGAGGAAAAGGCCGACGCCATCCGCGTCGCCGCGCCGAACGGCATCAAGCCGCTGACGCTGTCCACCGCCCCGTTCCCCGGCTTCGCGACGGACATGCAGGCGCAGTTCATGGCGATGCTGTGCATGGCGCAGGGTACGAGCACGCTGACCGAGACGATTTTCGAGAACCGCTACATGCACGTCCCGGAACTCGCACGCATGGGGGCCGACATCGCGGTCAACGGCCGCACCGCCGAAGTGCACGGCGTCCGCAAGATGACCGGCGCCCAAGTGATGGCGACCGATCTGCGCGCGTCGATGAGTCTGATCCTCGCCGGTCTAGCCGCAGAGGGGGAAACCCAGGTCAGCCGAGTGTATCATCTCGATCGCGGATATGAGCGGCTGGAAGAGAAGCTCCAGGGCGTCGGCGCCGACATCGAGCGCGTCGGCGACGGCTAACAGGGCAGGCTTGACGCCCCGAGAAGGTTACGAAGTACCTCGTCATCCCGGCCTTGAGCCGGGATCCCGCTTCTTCTGACGGTTCGAGGCAGCGGGACCCCGGCTCAAGGCCGGGGTGACGAAGAGGAGTTGTTTAGCGCGTGCTCATCGAAAAGGGCCGGGCCGCTTGGCTGGTGCCCCAGTTCTTGTTCGGCGCAGCCTGCATCGTGAACCGCAACTCGCCACCCGCGACGACCTCCTCGTGGCGTAGGAAGCTGCGCTCCAGCGGTTTTCCATTCAGCGTCACCCGCCCGACATAGCGGTTCGCGTCCGACAGTCCGTCCGCCACCACGGTGAAGCGCTTGCCGTTCGGCAGGTTCAGTGCCGCGCGGTCGAGGAACGGCCGCCCGATCACATATTCGTTCGACCCCGGCGCCACCGGATAGAATCCCAATGATGTGAACACGAACCAAGCCGACATCTGCCCCAGATCATCATTTCCCGACAATCCGTCGGGCGTCGGCTTGTACTGGCTCTCGACGATCTGCTTCAGCCGCTCCTGCGTGCGCCACGGCCGGCCGGCATAGCTGTAGAGATACGCCACATGATGGCTCGGCTCGTTGCCGTGGATGTACTGGCCGATCAGCCCGGCGATATCCTCGGCATGGCTGTAATCGACCTTGGAATTGTCGAATTCGAACATCGCGTCGAGCTTCTTGACCGCCGCCGCGTCGCCGCCCAGCAGCTTGAACATCGCCGCCTGATCCTGCGGTACGAACCACGAATATTGCCAGGCATTGCCCTCGGTATAGTCGCTGCCATAGTTGATCGCGGTGGGGTCGAAGGGCACGCGGAAGCTGCCGTCGGCCTTGCGCGCGCGCAGGAAGCCGGTTTTCGCGTCGAAGCTGTTGCGCCAGTTGCCCGCGCGCTTCTCGAACTCTGCGGCGACGTCGCCCTTGCCCAGCGCCCGCGCCATCCGCGCGATGGTCCAATCGTCATACGCATATTCGACTGTCTTCGACGCCGCCTCGGGCTCGCGGTCGATCGGCGCGTAGCCCAGCTTCATATAGTCGCCCAGGCCACCATAAGGCGCATAGCGGGCGCTCGCGGTCATCGCGTCGAGCGCCTTGGCCGGATCGAAGCCGCGAATGCCTTTCAGATAGGCGTCGGCGATCACCGGCACGCCGTGGTAGCCGATCATCGTCCAGGTCTCGCGCCCTTGGAACTGCCACACCGGCAGGATGCCGAACGGGCTCGCTTGCTGGCTGGCGATCAGCGAGTTGACGAAGTCTGCGTTGCGCTGCTCGGGCTGGACCAGCAGCAGCAGCGGGTGTTCGGCGCGGAAGGTATCCCACAGCGAAAAGGTCGAATGGAAGGTGAAGCCTTTCGCCTGGTGCACCTGATCGTCGGGGCCGCGATAGCGCCCGTCCGCATCCGAAAGCACGCTCGGTGCGACAAGCGTGTGGTAGAGCGCCGAGTAGAAAGTCTTGCGCATCACCGCCGGCGCGTCGACATCCACGGCACCCAGCGCCGCTTCCCAGGCCTTGCGAGTGCCGTTGCGCACGGCGTCGAACCCGCCGACTTCGCTGTCAAGGTTGGCGACCGCGCCGTCCTCGTCGACGCTGGAGATCGCCACCTTCACTTCGAGCGGCCGATCGAGCACGCCGAAATCGAGTCGCGCGACCAGAGCGGTGCCGTGCAATTGCGCGGCATCGTCAGCGCCGCGGCTCGGCCCCTGGAAGCCCTTATACGGCACTTGCTCCTCGCGGTTGAGGAATGCGTGGCCGGTCAACGGTGCCGACGGGCGGATCGCGAAGAACAGTTTGCGGCCCGCGGCCCAGCCGCGCGTCTCACGCATACCGGTGATCGTGCCGTCGGGCCGCAGCCGCACCGTCGACCACAGGATCTTGCCGGGATAATTGTATAGTGAACTGCGCAGGTCGAGCAGCAGGTGCGCGGCCTTGCCGGCGGGAAACGCGTAGCGCTGGACGCCGACGCGGGTGCCCGCGGTCATTTCCGCACGAACCCCGGCATCGGCCAGCGTCACTGCGTAATAGCCCGGCTGCGCCGTCTCGCTGGCATGGTCGAAGCGCGAGCGGTATCCGGAGCCCGGCTGCTTTGCGTCGCCAGGCTCCAGCACGACGGTGTCGCCGGCAACCGGCATCATCAGGAAGTCGCCCAGATCCGAGTGCCCCGCACCAGAGAAATGGGTCATCGAGAAGCCCTGGATGGTCGGATCGTCGTAGCGATAGCCCGCGGCATGGCCGTAGCATTCGCGGATCAGGCACCCCGTGTCCGTATCCGGGCTCAACTGCACCATCCCGAACGGCGCCACCGCGCCGGGAAAGGTATGGCCTTCGCCGCCGGTGCCGACGAGCGGATCCGCCGAGGCATAGGGTGTGTTCGCGGTCTCCTGAGCGCTCAAGGGCGCTGTGGTGAAGGCCAGGGCGGAGAGCGCGCACGCGGCACGGCGGAACTGCTTGGTCATGCCAGTGGTTAGAGCATGACCCCGCACCCGTTCCAAGGGTGCTACATTGCACTTGCGTTACAGGCGTTTACCGCGACGGCGCCTGTCGCATGGGGGAACCATCTCGCCGCACTGCCGGTTTAACATGCCGCAGGAGAGAGAAACTCACATGGCTACACGTATCCGCGAACTCCGACCCGTGTCGGGTTCGCAATTCCTCACCGACAGCTTTCAACGCGGCCTCGCGCACTGGAATCGCGAGCGCCTCGAGCCAGGTTTCCCGAGCGACGACTGGCAGCGCACCTTCGACCGCGACCTGCGCATGCAGCGCCTGGAGGGCGCGTTCCTCGAGGAGCTGCGCGCCGAAGTCGCCGATGAGGCAGCGCAGGCGCCGACGGATGTCGAGGGTTTCATCGCCTGGTTCGAGAATTTGAAGCAAGTCGGCCCCGGCCAGGGCGACCCGCTGTTCCCCTGGCTCGCCGAGACCGCGAGCAAGGAGGAACTGCGCTGGTTCTTCGAGCAGGAAGCTGCCGGCGAAGCGGGTTTCGACGATCTCGTCGCGATGACCCAGGTCAAGCTGCCCACGCGCCCCAAGCTCGAACTCGCCCGCAACTATTGGGACGAGATGGGGCATGGCACCGAAAAGGGCATGCACGGCCCGATGCTCGACGCGCTGGTCGACACCCTCCAGGTCGATCCGGTGATCGAGAACACCGTGTGGGAAAGCCTGTCGCTCGCCAACGCGATGACGGCGATGGCCGCGAACCGCCGCTATGCCTGGCATTCGGTCGGCGCGCTCGGCGTCATCGAGCTTACCGCCCCGACTCGCGCCGCGCTGACAGCCGAAGGCCTCAAGCGCGTCGGCCTGACGCCCAAGGAAGCCCGCTACTTCACGCTCCACGCGGTGCTCGACATCAAGCATAGCGAGGACTGGAACCGCGAAGCGATCCGCCCCGCTGTCGAGGAGGATCCCCGCCGCGCCACCGCCATGGCCGAGGGCGCGCTGATCCGCCTCAAATGCGGCGAGCGCTGCTTCGAGGCGTACCGCAACCACCTCTGGGGCTGATCCGCGCTCACCCTCCCTCGCCTGCGGGGGAGGGGGCGGCTATCCCTCCTGCACCATAGCGGTTAGCATCGCGCGATGCTCAGCCTCGCCCTGCTCGCCGCCCTGCCGCTCGCCGACGAAGTTCCCATTGCCGCGCACCACGAAGGCCGCGTCACCGCCGATGGCCGGTTCGGCTGGCCCGGCGTTTATTTCGAGGGGCGGTTCGAGGGAGACGACGTCACCGTCGCGGTGGAAAGCGGCCACGATCATTTTCGCGTGCTGGTCGACGGCAAGGAGCGCGCGACGCTCACCAAACCCGGCACGGTTCGCTTCACGATCTCCGGCCTGAAGCCTGGCCCGCACCGCATCCGCCTGGAGAAGCTCACCGAAAGCCAGCAGGGCAGCTCGCGCTTCCTCGGCTTCTTCACCCACGGCCGCGCGCTGGCGGCGGAGGCACGTGCCCGCCAGGTCGAATTCATCGGCGACAGCTACACGGTAGGGTATGGCAATCTCTCCGCCGAACAGACCTGTACCGAGGAGCAGGTCCACGACCGCACCGATACGCAAGCGGCATTCGGCCCGGTCGTCGCCCGGCGCCTGAACGCCGACTACCGCGTCATCGCCTTTTCCGGGCGCGGCGTGGTTCGCAACTATAACGGCATCGTCCCGGGCGAAAGCCTGCCGGTGCTCTATCCTCGCGCCATCCCCGGCGAGCCTGCGGCTACGGCGCCCGACGCAGCATGGCGCCCCCAGACCATCGTCATCAACCTGGGCACCAACGACTTCTCGACACCGCTGCACCCCGGCGAGGCGTGGCAGGACGACGCCGCGCTCCACCAAGCCTATCGCGAGCGCTACGTCGCCTTCGTCAAGGAACTGCGCGCCAAGCAGCCTCAGGCACGCGTGATCCTGATGGCGCCGGAGCGCTTCTACGCCGATGTCGCCGCGGTCGCGAAGGCAACGGGGGCCACGCCGGTGAAGTTCGGCCCGCTGGAGTTGACCGGTTGCCATGGGCACCCTTCGCTGAAGGACGACCAAGCGATGGCCGACCTGCTGGAACAGGTGATCGGCGGGTAGCGATCGGGCCCATGCAGGTTCTCCGGCAGAGACTGGAGCCCGGCTACGGCGTCCCCGATAGACTAAGTCGTCATCCCGGCCTCGAGCCGGGATCCCGCTTCTTCTACCGGTCCCGAGGCAGCGGGACCCCGGCTCGGGGGCCGGGGTGACGGGGAGGGGATAGTCCGTCCCTCCTCCCCGCACACTTCCTACACCGCCTTCAGCGCTTCCTCGAAGTCGGCGATCAGGTCGTCGGCATCCTCGACGCCGATCGAGATCCGCACCAGATTGTCGGTGATCCCCAGCGCCTGCTTGCGCGCCTCGGGCACCGACAAGTGAGTCATCCCCGCCGGGTGGCTCGCCAGCGTCTCGGTGCCGCCCAGCGACACCGCCAGCTTGGCGATCTTGAGCGA
Encoded here:
- the murA gene encoding UDP-N-acetylglucosamine 1-carboxyvinyltransferase, with product MDRILIRGGNRLSGKITISGAKNAALTLMPCALLTDEPLTLRNLPRLADVDSFGHLLNVLGASTSIEGTRPSEFGRVMTAHAGNLSSTVAPYDIVRKMRASILVLGPLVGRAGEATVSLPGGCAIGNRPIDLHLKALEAIGAEIELAAGYVKATAPGGRLKGGEFRFPVVSVGATENVLMAAVTARGTTVLDNAAREPEIVDLCNLLVAMGASIDGIGTDRLVIEGRERLHGATYSVMPDRIEAGSYACAAAITGGDLDLVGASAADMRATLDALTEAGITVEEKADAIRVAAPNGIKPLTLSTAPFPGFATDMQAQFMAMLCMAQGTSTLTETIFENRYMHVPELARMGADIAVNGRTAEVHGVRKMTGAQVMATDLRASMSLILAGLAAEGETQVSRVYHLDRGYERLEEKLQGVGADIERVGDG
- a CDS encoding GH92 family glycosyl hydrolase; the encoded protein is MTKQFRRAACALSALAFTTAPLSAQETANTPYASADPLVGTGGEGHTFPGAVAPFGMVQLSPDTDTGCLIRECYGHAAGYRYDDPTIQGFSMTHFSGAGHSDLGDFLMMPVAGDTVVLEPGDAKQPGSGYRSRFDHASETAQPGYYAVTLADAGVRAEMTAGTRVGVQRYAFPAGKAAHLLLDLRSSLYNYPGKILWSTVRLRPDGTITGMRETRGWAAGRKLFFAIRPSAPLTGHAFLNREEQVPYKGFQGPSRGADDAAQLHGTALVARLDFGVLDRPLEVKVAISSVDEDGAVANLDSEVGGFDAVRNGTRKAWEAALGAVDVDAPAVMRKTFYSALYHTLVAPSVLSDADGRYRGPDDQVHQAKGFTFHSTFSLWDTFRAEHPLLLLVQPEQRNADFVNSLIASQQASPFGILPVWQFQGRETWTMIGYHGVPVIADAYLKGIRGFDPAKALDAMTASARYAPYGGLGDYMKLGYAPIDREPEAASKTVEYAYDDWTIARMARALGKGDVAAEFEKRAGNWRNSFDAKTGFLRARKADGSFRVPFDPTAINYGSDYTEGNAWQYSWFVPQDQAAMFKLLGGDAAAVKKLDAMFEFDNSKVDYSHAEDIAGLIGQYIHGNEPSHHVAYLYSYAGRPWRTQERLKQIVESQYKPTPDGLSGNDDLGQMSAWFVFTSLGFYPVAPGSNEYVIGRPFLDRAALNLPNGKRFTVVADGLSDANRYVGRVTLNGKPLERSFLRHEEVVAGGELRFTMQAAPNKNWGTSQAARPFSMSTR
- a CDS encoding iron-containing redox enzyme family protein, with product MATRIRELRPVSGSQFLTDSFQRGLAHWNRERLEPGFPSDDWQRTFDRDLRMQRLEGAFLEELRAEVADEAAQAPTDVEGFIAWFENLKQVGPGQGDPLFPWLAETASKEELRWFFEQEAAGEAGFDDLVAMTQVKLPTRPKLELARNYWDEMGHGTEKGMHGPMLDALVDTLQVDPVIENTVWESLSLANAMTAMAANRRYAWHSVGALGVIELTAPTRAALTAEGLKRVGLTPKEARYFTLHAVLDIKHSEDWNREAIRPAVEEDPRRATAMAEGALIRLKCGERCFEAYRNHLWG
- a CDS encoding SGNH/GDSL hydrolase family protein, whose protein sequence is MLSLALLAALPLADEVPIAAHHEGRVTADGRFGWPGVYFEGRFEGDDVTVAVESGHDHFRVLVDGKERATLTKPGTVRFTISGLKPGPHRIRLEKLTESQQGSSRFLGFFTHGRALAAEARARQVEFIGDSYTVGYGNLSAEQTCTEEQVHDRTDTQAAFGPVVARRLNADYRVIAFSGRGVVRNYNGIVPGESLPVLYPRAIPGEPAATAPDAAWRPQTIVINLGTNDFSTPLHPGEAWQDDAALHQAYRERYVAFVKELRAKQPQARVILMAPERFYADVAAVAKATGATPVKFGPLELTGCHGHPSLKDDQAMADLLEQVIGG